The Drosophila innubila isolate TH190305 chromosome 3R unlocalized genomic scaffold, UK_Dinn_1.0 2_E_3R, whole genome shotgun sequence genome has a segment encoding these proteins:
- the LOC117791095 gene encoding probable ATP-dependent RNA helicase pitchoune — MSIREKLLMKKIVKREKMKKELSLKKGKGKQAAPEPPAIKQGKGKPNKQKPQKKRPVEDDEDDLEDDFQEQPQSKKKQQQKKNKPQIEVANSDSDSESESDEQEEVESASEAEDDDEDDEEIDSEAADLPDSEEEEPAPAKKPKLKAKAATKAATTNGKAADDDNDTPFSVESSLAALDYRDSDDRSFASLKGAVSEATLRAINEMGFSEMTEIQAKSLTPLLKGRDLVGAAQTGSGKTLAFLIPAVELINKLRFMPRNGTGVIIISPTRELSMQTFGVLKELMAHHHHTYGLVMGGSNRQVESEKLGKGINILVATPGRLLDHLQNSPDFLYKNLQCLIIDEVDRILEIGFEEELKQIINLLPKRRQTMLFSATQTERIDALSKLALKKEPIYVGVHDDQATATVEGLEQGYIVCPSEKRLLVLFTFLKKNRKKKVMVFFSSCMSVKYHHELFNYIDLPVTSIHGKQKQTKRTTTFFQFCNAESGILLCTDVAARGLDIPQVDWIVQYDPPDDPKEYIHRVGRTARGSGTSGHALLMLRPEELGFLRYLKAAKVPLNEFEFSWQKIADIQQQLEKLISKNYFLNQSAKEAFKSYVRAYDSHQLKQIFNVNTLDLQAVSKSFGFLVPPVVDLKVGAAKRERPEKRVGGGGFGYYKQMNDGNSKQRVFKQVHRDQAKKFMR; from the exons ATGTCGATCAGAGAAAAGCTGCTAATGAAAAAAATCGTTAAGCGCGAGAAAATGAAGAAGGAGCTCTCGCTAAAAAAGGGTAAAGGAAAACAGGCAGCACCGGAGCCACCCGCCATAAAACAGGGCAAAGGCAAACCGAACAAGCAAAAGCCTCAAAAGAAACGACCTGTAGAGGATGATGAAG ATGACTTGGAAGACGATTTCCAGGAGCAGCCACAATCCAAAaagaaacagcagcaaaagaagAATAAGCCACAAATTGAGGTTGCAAACTCGGACTCCGATTCCGAGTCAGAATCCGATGAGCAAGAAGAAGTGGAGAGTGCAAGTGAGGCggaagatgatgatgaggacgaTGAGgaaattgatagtgaag CTGCTGACTTGCCCGACTCTGAGGAGGAGGAACCTGCGCCTGCCAAGAAACCCAAGCTGAAGGCAAAGGCTGCAACAAAAGCGGCCACAACAAATGGCAAAGCTGcggacgacgacaacgacacgCCCTTCTCGGTAGAGTCTTCGTTGGCTGCATTGGACTATCGTGATTCCGATGATCGCAGCTTCGCTTCCCTTAAAGGAGCCGTGTCCGAGGCAACATTACGTGCGATAAACGAAATGGGATTCAGCGAAATGACCGAAATCCAAGCCAAGTCATTGACGCCGCTGCTCAAGGGGCGGGATTTGGTGGGCGCTGCCCAAACGGGATCGGGAAAAACACTTGCCTTCCTCATTCCCGCCGTGGAGTTGATCAACAAGTTGCGTTTTATGCCACGCAATGGCACGGGCGTGATTATCATCTCTCCCACTCGGGAATTGTCCATGCAAACATTTGGTGTGCTCAAAGAGTTGATggcgcatcatcatcatactTATGGCTTGGTCATGGGTGGTTCCAATCGCCAGGTGGAGAGCGAGAAACTTGGCAAGGGCATCAACATTCTGGTGGCCACACCTGGTCGTCTTTTGGATCATTTGCAAAACTCACCGGATTTCCTATACAAGAACTTGCAGTGCCTGATTATTGATGAGGTGGATCGGATTCTGGAGATTGGTTTCGAGGAGGAGCTCAAGCAGATCATCAATCTGTTGCCCA AACGTCGTCAGACCATGTTATTCTCGGCCACGCAGACGGAACGCATCGATGCGCTGTCCAAGCTGGCGCTGAAGAAGGAGCCCATCTATGTGGGTGTGCATGATGACCAGGCGACGGCTACGGTCGAGGGCCTGGAGCAGGGCTACATTGTCTGTCCATCGGAGAAGCGTTTGTTGGTGCTCTTCACGTTCCTCAAGAAGAATCGCAAGAAGAAGGTCATGGTCTTCTTCTCATCCTGCATGTCGGTCAAGTATCATCACGAGCTCTTCAACTACATCGATCTACCAGTGACTTCCATACATGGCAAACAAAAGCAGACGAAACGCACGACGACATTCTTCCAGTTCTGTAATGCCGAGTCGGGAATCCTGCTCTGCACGGATGTGGCAGCTCGTGGTCTCGACATCCCGCAGGTCGACTGGATTGTGCAATATGATCCACCAGATGATCCCAAGGAGTACATCCATCGTGTGGGTCGAACGGCACGTGGTTCAGGCACATCTGGACATGCTCTATTAATGTTAAGACCCGAGGAATTGGGTTTCTTGCGTTATCTTAAGGCAGCCAAGGTGCCGCTGAATGAGTTTGAGTTCTCTTGGCAAAAGATTGCCGACATACAGCAGCAG TTGGAAAAACTCATATCGAAGAACTATTTCCTGAATCAGTCGGCCAAGGAGGCGTTCAAGTCATATGTGCGCGCTTATGACTCGCATCAGCTGAAACAGATATTCAATGTGAACACCCTCGACTTGCAGGCGGTGTCCAAGAGCTTTGGCTTCCTTGTGCCGCCCGTGGTTGACCTCAAGGTGGGCGCGGCCAAGCGAGAGCGCCCCGAGAAGCGTGTGGGCGGCGGCGGTTTCGGTTATTACAAGCAAATGAATGATGGCAACTCCAAGCAACGTGTCTTTAAGCAGGTCCATCGGGATCAGGCCAAGAAGTTTATGCGTTAA
- the LOC117791835 gene encoding pre-mRNA-processing factor 17: MSMLGLQSYGSSSEGESDSEQGQKQESEQALPAHLQPVDKTHSLSTALAVCAAPEVVPMGAVAVSRTLDPTLKEVAYNPRYDEMYAPVKGPEHPNLTMQQRAPRNTLAGYVEKAHINAFEFENQRRTFHTYGYALDPTVDEDADGKSFVGDLQSAYDDNGKTVFEAPKSKKMRKQEKNDNPEDVEGFLGPWGRFENEVTVAKPNEQERAELDELLSKRHKRGRIPEDKPLEEKSTLHIKDAYDYQGRSYLHAPHDLGVNLRSNAPPPKCFLPKAHIHTWTGHNKGISSIRWFPKTAHLLLSGSMDCRVKLWEVYGDRRCVRTFSGHRQAIKDIAWNNKGTHFLSASYDRYIKLWDAETGDVVSRFTTRKMPFCVKFHPDNSKQHLFVAGTSDKKIICWDTRSGDIVQEYDRHLGSVSTITFVDDNRRFVTTSDDKSMRIWEWDIPVDMKYIADPTMHSMPAVTLAPNGKWMACQSLDNKIVIFSALNRFKMNRKKTFTGHMVSGYACQLDFSPDMSYLVSGDGDGKCYIWDWKTTKMYKKWQAHEGVCISALWHPHEASKLVTAGWDGQIKYWD; encoded by the exons ATGAGTATGTTGGGACTGCAATCCTACGGGAGCTCCTCCGAGGGCGAGTCGGACAGCGAGCAAGGCCAGAAGCAGGAGTCGGAGCAGGCATTGCCCGCGCATTTACAGCCCGTGGACAAAACACATTCGCTATCCACAGCTCTGGCTGTTTGTGCAGCACCCGAGGTGGTGCCAATGGGTGCGGTGGCTGTTTCGCGGACGCTGGATCCAACGCTCAAGGAAGTCGCATATAATCCACGCTACGATGAAATGTATGCACCGGTCAAGGGACCAGAGCATCCAAATCTGACCATGCAGCAGAGGGCGCCGCGGAATACGCTAGCTGGTTACGTGGAGAAGGCGCACATAAATGCCTTTGAGTTCGAGAATCAACGACGCACGTTCCACACCTACGGTTATGCCTTGGATCCCACTGTGGACGAGGACGCCGATGGCAAGTCATTTGTGGGAGACTTGCAATCCGCCTACGATGACAATGGCAAAACAGTTTTTGAGGCGCCCAAGTCGAAAAAGATGCGCAAGCAGGAGAAAAATGATAATCCAGAGGATGTTGAGGGCTTTCTAGGGCCATGGGGCAGGTTTGAGAACGAGGTAACTGTAGCTAAGCCCAATGAACAGGAACGCGCCGAGTTGGATGAGCTGCTCTCAAAGCGACACAAACGAGGACGCATTCCCGAGGACAAGCCGCTCGAGGAGAAGTCCACGCTGCACA TCAAGGATGCCTACGATTACCAGGGACGCTCTTATCTGCATGCACCACACGATCTCGGCGTGAATTTGCGTTCGAATGCACCACCTCCAAAATGTTTTCTTCCCAAGGCGCACATACACACCTGGACGGGTCACAACAAGGGCATCTCATCCATACGCTGGTTCCCCAAGACGGCACATCTTCTGCTCTCCGGCTCCATGGATTGCCGTGTCAAGCTGTGGGAGGTCTATGGCGATCGGCGTTGCGTACGCACCTTCTCGGGTCATCGACAGGCCATCAAGGATATTGCGTGGAACAACAAAGGAACCCACTTTCTGTCTGCCTCGTATGATCGCTACATAAAACTCTGGGATGCAGAGACCGGCGATGTCGTCTCGCGCTTCACAACCCGCAAGATGCCCTTCTGCGTCAAGTTTCATCCGGATAACAGCAAGCAGCATTTATTTGTGGCCGGCACCTCCGACAAGAAGATCATTTGC TGGGACACGCGCAGTGGCGATATTGTGCAGGAATACGATCGACATTTGGGTTCAGTTAGTACCATTACCTTTGTGGATGATAATCGCAGATTCGTGACCACATCGGATGACAAATCCATGCGCATTTGGGAGTGGGACATTCCAGTGGACATGAAATACATTGCAGATCCAACAATGCACTCCATGCCTGCAGTCACATTGGCGCCCAATGGCAAGTGGATGGCCTGCCAATCGCTGGACAACAAAATCGTGATATTCTCCGCCCTGAATCGTTTCAAAATGAATCGCAAGAAGACCTTCACCGGACACATGGTCTCCGGCTATGCCTGCCAACTGGACTTCTCCCCCGATATGAGCTACCTGGTGTcgggcgatggcgatggcaaATGCTACATCTGGGATTGGAAAACAACGAAAATGTACAAGAAGTGGCAGGCGCACGAGGGCGTCTGCATCAGCGCATTGTGGCATCCACATGAGGCGAGTAAATTGGTTACTGCCGGCTGGGATGGTCAGATTAAATATTGGGATTAA
- the LOC117790116 gene encoding transmembrane protein 181, protein MAKPPTDTSGLGYAYHLPSGGILLRLKNSLSQFSDLFSEFNKYISPAFFHDRCERSVHMRMYSMHKREFVMVFLGFFTCFGLGIIIGLTGPPITTTDALTAQQILANTTLAQSKTVLATGPFAMKSPLMTTYSQQLWLIAKLVTDNNDDERYDKSFQISVSIDGISDQHKPLSVLGASMAHNRTRHLICVRNDCEEFTVMHLGFLDYAHYIITVRFLGLESFHQKYNIRAITFYFKTYSPEFTQIEIWFRFIFLLFTFIVICWYAHTLRKYPVYDWSIEQKWISVLLPLLLLYDNPFFPLIFLMNSWLPGMLDAVLQATFLCALLMFWLCIYHGLRQNERRFVSFYLVKIIVVLPIWLCAIVLATWEKCNELRDPTYSHFVDTKNYNGLKMFFYIACCMYVLYLGLLLLRAYTELRSMPYFDIRLKFLTLLMLFVLSISITVTTCRFGFGILEDNFVATLNTTYRSSAQFMCFYGLLNFYLYTMAYVYSPDGRFAQAELAVTKDNPAISMIDDSDEDVVYGSDEESRRPLTSVGGAGKNDYDSD, encoded by the exons ATGGCTAAACCGCCGACAGACACCTCGGGATTAGGCTATGCCTATCATCTGCCCTCTGGCGGTATTTTGTTGAGATTGAAGAATTCTCTATCCCAGTTTAGTGATTTATTCAGCGAgttcaacaaatatatttcacCTGCCTTCTTTCATGATCGGTGTGAGAGATCCGTTCACATGCGCATGTATTCGATGCACAAACGTGAGTTTGTTATGGTATTTCTTGGATTCTTCACCTGCTTCGGACTCGGCATCATCATTGGACTGACGGGTCCGCCCATCACAACGACAGACGCTTTGACGGCACAACAGATTCTGGCCAACACAACGTTGGCTCAGAGTAAAACGGTGCTGGCCACCGGACCATTTGCCATGAAATCTCCTCTGATGACGACATATTCTCAGCAGCTTTGGCTCATTGCCAAGCTGGTCACGGATAACAATGATG ATGAACGCTATGACAAGAGTTTTCAGATCAGCGTCTCCATCGATGGCATTAGCGATCAGCATAAACCACTGAGTGTCCTTGGAGCAAGTATGGCTCACAATCGCACAAGGCATTTGATTTGTGTTCGTAACGATTGTGAGGAATTTACGGTGATGCATTTGGGTTTCCTGGATTATGCCCATTATATTATTACAGTGCGTTTTTTGGGACTAGAGTCGTTTCATCAAAAATACAACATCAGAGCAATTACTTTCTAT TTCAAGACGTACAGTCCAGAGTTTACACAGATTGAGATCTGGTTTAGATTCATCTTTTTGCTCTTCACCTTTATAGTCATC TGCTGGTATGCTCACACGCTGCGAAAGTATCCCGTTTACGATTGGTCAATTGAGCAAAAATGGATCTCTGTGCTCCTGCCTCTGTTGCTCCTCTACGATA ATCCCTTCTTTCCCTTGATTTTTCTGATGAATTCATGGCTGCCGGGTATGTTGGATGCCGTTCTCCAAGCGACTTTCCTCTGCGCCCTGCTCATGTTCTGGCTGTGCATCTATCATGGATTAAGGCAGAATGAACGACGCTTCGTTAGCTTCTATCTGGTCAAAATTATCGTCGTACTGCCTATTTGGCTGTGTGCCATCGTCTTGGCCACTTGGGAGAAATGCAACGAGCTACGGGATCCTACTTATAGTCATTTTGTAGATACCAAGAACTATAAT ggCCTCAAGATGTTTTTCTACATTGCCTGCTGCATGTATGTGCTCTATCTGGGTCTGCTACTCTTAAGGGCTTACACGGAACTACGCTCCATGCCTTACTTTG ACATCAGGTTAAAGTTTCTCACTCTGCTGATGCTCTTCGTGCTGTCCATATCCATAACGGTGACCACTTGTCGTTTTGGCTTCGGCATCTTGGAGGATAACTTTGTGGCCACTTTGAATACCACCTACCGCAGTTCGGCACAATTTATGTGCTTTTATGGGCTGTTAAATTTCTATCTGTACACCATGGCGTATGTGTATTCACCTGATGGTCGCTTCGCCCAGGCCGAATTGGCCGTTACCAAAGATAATCCGGCCATTTCGATGATCGACGATTCCGATGAGGATGTTGTCTACGGCTCCGATGAGGAGTCACGCCGTCCCCTCACCTCCGTTGGTGGCGCTGGCAAAAATGATTACGACAGCGATTAA
- the LOC117790117 gene encoding NADH dehydrogenase [ubiquinone] 1 alpha subcomplex subunit 10, mitochondrial: MTAVFRVGLTRLVCRSATAPATATLLQAQTNALSAAFMQKCNISGKTMRGGPRVPKVAPYPYKTKKYSVVNSFFDKTSKRFDENSKVICVEGPIAAGKTKFAQELAAELDMLYYPAVDLDMIYINPYGYDMRKLDPELPPSCRSYDIKDFCKNPKHDQAALFQIRMYMLRYSQYIDALQHILSTGQGVVLERSPYSDFVFMEAMYRQGYVSRGARSVYNEIRQNTIGELLKPHLVIYLDLPVNAVQQQIKARNLEHEVKSKAFTEEYLRDVDTLYKQQYLKDISGHAELLIYDWSSGGEAEVVVEDIERLDFAQHEEDHHNKKMLDWRFHLENDWCEARIKFCHDKPDLMSYFNVPRFDVPELLRSADDSKVWRDVWFNAPGMKYRPGYNSDVGDSGLLTKNKIGINEAA; this comes from the exons ATGACTGCCGTGTTTCGTGTTGGCCTGACGCGGCTTGTATGCCGCAGTGCCACTGCACCTGCCACTGCCACACTGTTGCAGGCACAGACAAATGCGCTGTCCGCCGCCTTCATGCAGAAGTGCAACATTTCCGGCAAAACGATGCGAGGTGGACCCCGTGTGCCCAAGGTGGCGCCCTATCCATACAAGACGAAGAAGTACAGCGTGGTCAATTCATTCTTCGACAAGACCTCCAAGCGCTTCGATGAGAACTCCAAAGTCATCTGCGTTGAGGGTCCAATTGCTGCGGGCAAGACGAAATTCGCCCAGGAGCTGGCTGCGGAGCTGGACATGCTTTACTATCCGGCCGTCGATCTAGATATGATCTATATCAATCCATATGGCTATGATATGCGTAAATTGGATCCCGAATTGCCGCCCAGCTGTCGCAGCTACGATATTAAAGATTTCTGCAAGAATCCCAAGCATGATCAGGCTGCATTGTTCCAGATTCGCATGTATATGCTGCGCTACTCGCAGTATATTGATGCACTGCAGCACATCCTGTCCACGGGCCAGGGCGTCGTCCTGGAGCGTAGTCCCTACTCCGATTTTGTCTTCATGGAGGCCATGTACCGTCAGGGCTACGTGTCACGCGGTGCACGTTCCGTTTATAATGAAATTCGCCAGAATACCATCGGAGAGCTGCTAAAGCCGCATTTGGTCATCTATCTGGATCTGCCCGTGAATGCAGTGCAGCAGCAAATCAAGGCACGCAACTTGGAGCATGAGGTGAAATCGAAAGCTTTCACTGAGGAGTATTTGCGCGATGTGGACACTCTGTACAAGCAGCAGTATCTCAAGGATATCTCTGGCCATGCCGAGCTCCTCATCTACGACTGGTCGTCCGGTGGCGAGGCTGAGGTTGTTGTCGAAGATATCGAACGCCTGGACTTCGCTCAGCATGAAGAGGATCACCATAACAAGAAAATGCTCGACTGGCGTTTCCATCTCGAGAACGACTGGTGCGAGGCACGCATCAAATTCTGCCACGACAAGCCCGATCTGATGAGCTACTTCAATGTGCCCCGTTTCGACGTGCCCGAGCTGCTGCGCAGTGCCGACGACAGCAAGGTCTGGCGCGATGTCTGGTTCAAT GCGCCCGGCATGAAATATCGCCCTGGTTACAATTCGGATGTTGGTGACAGCGGTCTCTTGACCAAAAACAAGATTGGCATTAACGAAGCTGCCTAG
- the LOC117790122 gene encoding cytochrome c-type heme lyase, whose amino-acid sequence MGNTAITKVQMEASKRMAAGGSPPPECPMHQKQGENTSASAVPPHPKMQAASECPVKHDNSDVNPLNMMPPANQQPAPDQPFPLPTDRQTSTIPKVTEDGTTQFWQYPSQQMFWNAMLRKGWRWKNEDVSQKDMGDIIRIHNANNEQAWQEVLKWEALHAKECGNPRLKSFGGKAKDFSPRARFRSWLGYELPFDRHDWIVDRCGKDVRYVIDYYDGGLVDKDYRFALLDVRPAMDSVDNVWDRMRVTYMRWKYELLGSFKDAGSSKVSAGSE is encoded by the exons atGGGCAACACAGCGATAACCAAAGTCCAGATGGAGGCATCCAAGCGCATGGCCGCTGGTGGCTCACCTCCGCCGGAATGTCCCATGCACCAGAAGCAGGGAGAGAACACATCTGCCTCGGCCGTACCGCCACATCCCAAAATGCAGGCCGCCTCCGAGTGTCCAGTAAAGCACGACAATAGTGATGTGAATCCACTTAATATGATGCCACCGGCTAATCAACAGCCGGCGCCGGATCAGCCCTTCCCATTGCCCACAGACCGTCAGACATCGACCATACCAAAGGTGACCGAGGACGGAACCACTCAGTTCTGGCAATATCCCAGTCAGCAAATGTTCTGGAATGCCATGTTGCGCAAGGGCTGGCGCTGGAAGAACGAGGATGTGTCCCAGAAGGACATGGGAGACATAATACGCATTCACAATGCCAACAACGAACAGGCCTGGCAGGAGGTACTTAAATGGGAGGCGCTACACGCCAAAGAATGCGGCAATCCGCGTCTCAAGAGCTTCGGCGGCAAGGCCAAGGACTTCAGTCCGCGTGCCCGCTTCCGCAGCTGGCTCGG ctATGAGTTGCCTTTTGATCGCCACGATTGGATTGTGGACCGTTGCGGCAAGGATGTGCGCTATGTTATTGACTACTATGACGGTGGATTGGTTGACAAGGATTACCGCTTTGCCCTGTTGGATGTGCGTCCGGCCATGGATTCAGTGGACAATGTTTGGGATCGCATGCGTGTGACCTACATGCGCTGGAAATACGAACTATTGGGGAGCTTCAAGGACGCCGGGAGCAGCAAAGTGTCTGCTGGTAGCGAATaa
- the LOC117790121 gene encoding fumarylacetoacetate hydrolase domain-containing protein 2 → MLAARMRFVQYLRKGDLAKRLGLLAEDQKSLVELSGVDGLPCDLKTLIAQSPNLEELAQKAQKQPKLDINDDVTLLPPLTDPGKIICIGLNYKDHCDEQNKPAPKEPMFFSKYNNTLVGPKDNVIAHKSSDKIDWEVELVVVIGKVARKVAKERAFDYVFGYSVAQDISARDWQKERNGGQFLLGKSMDTFCPLGPAVVHKSLIKDVYDLPLKTWINGVEKQNGNTGNMIYKIDDVISRLTETITLLPGDIILTGTPKGVGMHRSPPEYLKPGDVIKTEIVGVGTMTNNVVAS, encoded by the exons ATGTTGGCAGCCAGAATGCGTTTCGTGCAATATTTGCGTAAAGGTGACCTCGCCAAACGTCTTGGCCTGCTTGCGGAAGATCAGAAATCTCTGGTCGAGCTGTCCGGTGTCGATGGTTTGCCGTGTGATCTGAAAACATTGATTGCACAAAGTCCCAATCTGGAGGAGCTTGCGCAAAAGGCTCAAAAGCAACCGAAGTTGGATATAAACGATGACGTCACTCTGCTGCCACCACTCACGGATCCGGGTAAAATCATTTGCATTGGCCTTAACTATAAGGATCACTGCGATGAGCAGAATAAACCGGCACCCAAGGAGCCCATGTTCTTCAGCAAGTACAACAACACTTTGGTCGGACCCAAAGATAATGTCATAGCCCACAAATCATCTGAT AAAATCGACTGGGAAGTGGAGCTGGTGGTCGTCATTGGCAAGGTCGCTCGCAAGGTGGCCAAGGAGCGGGCTTTCGACTACGTCTTTGGTTACAGCGTTGCCCAGGACATTTCCGCCCGTGACTGGCAGAAGGAGCGCAATGGTGGACAATTTCTGTTGGGCAAATCTATGGATACCTTCTGCCCACTCGGTCCGGCCGTGGTGCACAAGAGCCTGATAAAGGATGTCTATGATCTGCCGCTGAAAACATGGATCAATGGCGTGGAGAAGCAAAACGGCAACACGGGCAACATGATCTATAAGATTGACGATGTCATCAGCAGGCTGACGGA GACAATTACATTGCTGCCTGGCGACATTATCTTGACGGGCACACCCAAGGGCGTTGGCATGCACCGCAGTCCGCCAGAGTACCTTAAGCCGGGGGATGTCATCAAGACGGAAATTGTCGGTGTGGGCACCATGACCAACAATGTTGTGGCATCTTAA
- the LOC117790124 gene encoding 39S ribosomal protein L35, mitochondrial, translated as MLRSLVTGALRSVCRVSPASALQETQRACFSQLIKASAPAQNRINLLPACSMTPASSPMLLQLPALTALPARSVTKFSLIKGKRKTVKAVLKRFKRLDWGAWIRTHSGRHKKLFKKSNELKRRLRQHVLTNANQSWLLDKMVTSYWRRPKHYIDDPYAPYHKRDEYFATKSKSFKV; from the exons atgctGCGTTCACTGGTTACTGGTG CACTTCGCAGTGTTTGCCGAGTGTCGCCGGCTTCTGCACTGCAAGAAACGCAGCGAGCATGTTTCAGTCAGTTGATAAAAGCGTCTGCTCCCGCCCAGAATAGGATAAATCTGCTTCCAGCCTGCAGCATGACGCCAGCGTCATCACCcatgttgttgcaattgccgGCACTGACAGCTCTGCCCGCCCGCAGCGTTACAAAGTTCTCCCTCATCAAGGGCAAGCGGAAGACTGTGAAGGCGGTGCTGAAGCGTTTCAAGCGCCTGGATTGGGGAGCCTGGATCAGGACACACTCTGGCCGCCATAAGAAACTGTTTAAGAAGTCCAATGAACTGAAGCGTCGTCTGCGCCAGCATGTGTTAACCAATGCCAACCAGAGCTGGTTGCTGGACAAGATGGTCACGAGCTATTGGCGTCGACCCAAGCACTACATTGACGATCCTTATGCTCCTTACCACAAGCGCGATGAGTACTTTGCCACCAAATCGAAATCATTTAaagtgtaa